A region of the Kribbella sp. NBC_01245 genome:
CGGAGTTGCGTGACAGGGTCGCAACAGCCTTAAACGCCTGACAAGGGCGAGCAGTCGGCCGGATCCCAGTAGGGTGCTTCCGTGCCTCAGTTACGGCTTGCCCTCGCCCAGCTCAATGTCACCGTCGGTGACCTTGACGGCAACACCGAAAAGATCGTCGCGTGGACCCGGAATGCGGTCGATCGCGGTGCCCATCTGGTCGCTTTTCCGGAGCTCGCGCTGACCGGTTATCCGGTCGAGGATCTCGCGTTGCGGCGATCGTTCGTGGACGCGTCGCAGGCCAAAATGACGAAGCTCGCGGGCCGTCTGGCGGACGAGGGCATGGGCGAGATCGTGGTCGTGGTCGGTTACCTCGACCGGGCCGGCGGTACGGCGATGGGCGTCGACCGCCTCGGCCGTCCGAAGGGCTCCCCCACCAACTGCGCCGCCGTGCTGCACAACGGCGAGGTCGTCACCAGTGCCGTCAAACACCACCTGCCGAACTACGGGGTCTTCGACGAGTTCCGGCACTTCGTTCCTGGTGACACTCTGCAAGTTGTCCGCATCCACGGCGTCGACGTCGCGATCGTGATCTGCGAGGACCTTTGGCAGGACGGCGGCCCGGTCGCGGCGACACGCGAAGCCGGCGCGGGTCTGCTTTTAGTTGTCAACAGCTCGCCGTATGAGGCCAACAAGGACGACGTCCGCGGTGAACTGGTCGGCCGCCGCGCCCGCGAGGCCGGTTGCCCGCTCGCCTACGTGAACCTCGTCGGCGGTCAGGACGAACTGGTCTTCGACGGCGATTCGCTGGTGGTCGACGCGGCCGGCTCGGTCATCGCGCGCGCACCGCAGTTCCAAGAAGGCGGCATGGTCGTCGATCTGGAACTGCCCGCGCCTGCCGGCACACCTGAGGGCACGGTCGACGGCATCCGGATCGAGCATCACGTCGTCCACGAAGAGCCCCTCGCGTCGTACGAGCCGATCCCCGCCGCGCAGGCGCCGCGGCTGTCGGACGAGGCCGAGATGTACGGCGCGATCGTGCTCGGGTTGCGCGACTACGTGCAGAAGAACGGGTTCAAGAGCGTGCTGCTCGGGTTGTCCGGCGGCATCGACTCTTCGCTGGTCGCCGCGATCGCCTGCGACGCGATCGGCGCCGAGCGCGTCTTCGGTGTCTCCAACCCGAGCGTCTACTCGTCCGAACACTCCAAGGACGACGCCGCCGAGCTCGCTGCCCGGACCGGATTGAACTATCGCGTGGTGCCGATCCAGCCGATGGTGCAGCCGTTCCTGGACACCCTCGGTCTGACCGGACTCGCCGAGGAGAACCTGCAGGCCCGGGTCCGCGCGGTGATCTGGATGGGCCTGTCGAACGCGGACGGCCACCTGGTACTTGCCTGCGGCAACAAATCGGAACTGGCCGTCGGCTACTCGACCATCTACGGCGACGCGGTCGGTGGTTATGCCCCGCTCAAGGACCTACCGAAGACGGCGGTCTGGCGGCTGGCGAAATGGCGTAATGAGGACGCCATCGCCAAGGGCAAGCAGCCGCCGATCCCGGAGAACGCGATCAGCAAACCGCCGTCGGCGGAGCTGCGTCCCGGCCAGGTCGACACCGATTCGCTGCCCGAGTACGCGCTGCTCGACGACATGCTCGACGACTACGTTGAGCTGGACGCCGGCTCGGCCGAGCTGGTCGCCGCCGGGTTCGACCCGGATCTGGTCAGCAAGGTGATCCAGCTGGTCGACCACGCCGAGTACAAACGCCGCCAGTACCCGCCGGGCCCGAAGATCACCCGGAAGGCCTTCGGCCGGGATCGCCGGCTCCCGATCACCAGCGCGTGGCGGGAAGACGCCAGGAAGGCGACTGAGACCTGACCTCAGCCTGGCGCCACCGCCGCGCCCCGCAGCGCCCCGTTCCGCCGACGGGTGTCACGAAAGCACCTCCGGCCCGCCCTGCGCTGCCCAGTTCTGGTGTGATCGCGCCCGCGGACAGCCCGCTGCCCGCGGCGCCGCAACCAGCCCCACCACCCCCGCAACCCGAGACGAAGGAGCCGGCCGTGAGCGATGCCTCACAACCAGGCGGTCTCGATCCTGCCTGGCAACGGTGGGACGATGAGCAGATGGTTGACAACTTCCTGTCGGCCGGTACCCACAGCGAAGAGGACGAACTGCCCTCTCCGTACGGGACCGGACCATCGAACCGGACAACCGAGCAGCCGCCGGACCACGTCGCCGACTACGGCAGCGAGTACGGCAGCGGGCCCTATGAGTACTCGGAGCGTTCGCGTGAACTGGCGGAGCGCTCCCGCGAGCTGACCGAACGCGCCCGCGAACTCGCCGAACGCCGTTCCGCCGACGCGCGTGGTGGGTCTAGTGCGGACCCGCGTGGTGCGTCGGATCCCCGCGGTACGTCGGAAGCGCGCGGGTCTTGGGAGTCTCGGGGGGACGGCGAGTCGGGGGATATCTCGCGGCCGTCTTATCTGCCGAAGCTGCCCTCACCACCTGGTCCGCCGCCGTTGCCGCGTTCCTCCGGGCCGTACGGCGAGGGGTCGTCGCTCGGTGACGGCAGTCCGTTCGCCCCGGCACCGCCGTCGTACGGGCCGCAGGGTGGACCGCCGTACGGGCAGTCGGCGCCGAACGGGCCTTCCGCCCGCATGCAGCCGCCTCCCGGTGGCGCCCCGGCACCTCCCAACGCGCCCGCCGCTCCTGGCGGTGCTGCTACTGGTGCGCCCGCTACTGGTAGTCCCGGCGCTGGTGGTCCCGGCGCTTCCGGTGTCTCCGGCGGTCCGGTGCAGGGTGGTGCGGGTCAGGGTGGCGTGGCGGGTCCGTCGCGACCGGGTGCTGGTGTGCCCGGGTCTGCGAACCAGGGTCCGCCCACCGGCTTCACTCCGGCCGGACCTGGCGGTACGCCGTACAACCCGGCACAGAACGGTCTGCGCGAAGGCCAACCTGCTCCCGGCCCTGCCGGCACTGGCCCGTCCGGTCCGGCTAACCCGGCTACTGGTCCGGGAGGACCTGGTAACGGCCCACAAGGGGTACCAACTGGGCCGGCGGCTCGGCGTGGTCCCGGCGGGTATGCCGGCGGGCCGGTTCAACCCGAGGCCAACGAGTTCGACGACGCGCCAGTGATCAGCCAAGCCCGTCGCGCCGCTGGCAGGCCCCGCCAACCCGCGCAACCCCCACAGCCCCAGTCACCCTTCGCGCCTTCCCCCTCAACAGCGCCGTCGTCTTCCCTGTCGCCGTCGTCTTCGCTGTCGCCGGAAGGGGCAGCGGTCGACGAGCAGCCCACCGCCGAACAGCCGGCGGCAACCGCATCGCAGCACCACGGCGGTCACGCGGCCCCTGGTCTGCTCGACCAGGCGTCACGTCTAACCGACGCTGGTTCATCGGGCCTTGGTACGGCGTCTCCAACGGGCTTCCCTGGCCCGGCCGGGGAAACCCACACCCTCGGCGCCTCGGGCGATCCGGCGGCAACGGGCTCCTTCGGCACACCGGCTTCGACTAGCGCGACCGCCTCCAACTCGACCGGCTCCACTGAGACCGGTGCGAGCGCGGCCGCGTCCGGCACGGGTGGTCCGGCTGCCTCCGGCTCGGCCGCCTCGGGTGGTTCGGCGCCTCGGTCCCGCACCGCGCGGCGGACGCGGGTACATCACCTGCGCGAGCTGAAGCAGCGTGGCGAGAAGTGGGCGATGCTGACGGCGTACGACCAGTACACGGCCGAGATCTTCGACGAGGCCGGTATCCCGGTCCTACTCGTCGGCGACTCCGCGGCGAACAACGTCTACGGCTACGAGTCGACCCTGCGGGTGAGCGTGGACGAGTTGATCCCGCTGTCCCGGGCGGTCGCGACGGCGGCACAACGCGCGCTGGTGGTGGCGGATCTGCCCTTCGGGTCGTACCAGGCGACGCCCGAGCAGGCGTTCCACACGGCCGTGCGGTTCATGAAGGAGGCCGGCGTCCACGCGGTCAAACTCGAGGGCGGGCGCAACGTCGTACCGCAGGTCGAGTTGCTCACCCAGTCGGGTATTCCGGTGATGGCGCATATCGGATTCACGCCGCAGAGCGAGCACGGCCTCGGTGGTTACCGGGTCCAGGGTCGGGGCGAGCAGGCGTCCGCGTTGATCGACGACGCGGTCGCGCTGGCCGAGGCGGGCGCGTTCGCCGTCGTACTCGAGATGGTCCCGGGTGATGTCGCGGCCGAGATCACCAAGCGGATCCCGATCCCCACGATCGGTATCGGAGCGGGCAGGGACTGCGACGCGCAGGTGCTGGTATGGCAGGACATGGCCGGGTTTCGCTCCGGCCCGATGCCCCGATTCGTGAAGCAGTACGCGGATCTGCGCGGGGTTCTCACCGGTGCGGCAGCGGCCTTCGCGGCGGATGTCGCCGCGGGATCGTTCCCTGCCGACGAGCACACCTTCTGACATCATCGCCCGAGCCGGCGTCGTCTGGACGCCGGCCGGGCGTGTCGGCATGAGACGCCCGGTCTGTTGAGTGAGACGCGCCGCATTGCAGGACGAACAGTGGCCTGGATCAACTAAATTCTCTGACTGTGAGCGATCCTCGACTGCCCAAGCCCGGCACCTTGATCCGGCGTACGACAGCCCGCGTGCTGCCCGTCCGCCCGGACAACAAGGTGTTGCTGCTGCACGGCTGGGATCCGGTCAAGCCCGAAGTGCCGTACTGGTTCACCATCGGCGGGGCCGTCGAATCCGGCGAGACGCTTTCCGAAGCCGCCAGCCGCGAACTCCGCGAAGAGGTCGGCATCACCCTCGCCCCCGAGCAACTCGGTGACCCGGTCGCCAGCAACGTGATCGAATTCGAGTGGGGCGGCTGCCCGATCATCCAGACCCAGACGTTCTTCGCGGTCGACGTGGACACCGTCGAGGTCAGCTTCGCCAACCAGGAACAACTCGAGCTCGAGACCATCAGCGCCCACGGCTGGTGGTACGCCGACGACCTGGAAAAGACGGGCCAAGCGGCCCACATCACCATCCCCGGCCTACTCCGCGCCGCCGTAACAGCCATCACCACCCGCCGCTACCCCGCCACCGGCGAAGCCGTCTAACGGGTCTTCTTGCATTCATCGGACCCTTGTGACCGAAGGGTCAGCGGGCGCGGGCGGCTTTGACGATCTTCTTCGGGACCTTCTTGTCGACCTTGTAGGTCGTCCGGTCGAGGCGCTCGGCGCAACCGGCGTCCGCGATCCGCTTCAGGACAACCGGGCACTTTTTGCAGCGCGGCTTGTCCTTGCAGCACTTTTTCTTAGCGGAAATCGTCGGCACGCCTGGAGTGTAGGTGAGCCTCACCTAACCGTCCATACGCCGCAGTGTGTCTCCGCTCACGGCCGCATCGGGTTTGCCAGCTGATCGGTGAGGATCCCCCGCGCCTCCACCAACGACGGCCCGTACCAAGTGAGGTGCCGCCCCGACACACATCGCGCCTCCCGCCCCGGAAACGCCTCCGGCCCATCACCCGGCGAAAACGCATAAGGCTCATCCGGCAACACCACCACGTCGTACGCCGGCAACGCGTCCAAGTCGATCCGCGGATACCGCTCCGGGTCATCCGCCAGCACGTTGTCGTACCCCAATCGCGCGAGCAAATCCCCCGCGAACGTCTCCCGCCCCAACGCCATCCAAGGCCGCCGCCAAATCGGCACCACCACTCGTCGCCGGTTCCCGACGTACGGCGCCTCCCAAACCGCGCGCGCCTGCCGCAACCAGTCCGGGTCTTCCCGACACCCGAGCACGGCGAGCATCCGGCCAAGGGACGCGAGCGCCTCCGGAACCGTCGTCGGCGCCGTAACCCAAACCGCCAACCCCGCCGACCTCAACCGCTCAAGATCTTCGTCGCGATTCTCTTCGGCATTCGCGATGACGAGATCCGGCGCGAGTTCAATGACGAGATCGACGTCCGGATTCTTCGTGCCCTTGACCCGCACCACGTCGAGGTCCACCGGATGCGAACACCAGTCCGTCGCCCCAACAAGCAACCCGCGATCCGTAGCCGCAACCGCCTCACTCAACGACGGCACCAAACTCACCACCCGCCGCACCACGCTGACGTCATGCTCCGCACCTACGTCATCACGCATAGGCCCATCACATCACGCGGACCGCCACGTCCACGCGGCGCCGCCAAACGGCTTGGATGACCCTTTCTAGGCCACCGGGTGGACCTGGCGGTCCGCTGTGGATAACCAAAACGGCGATCGGGCGAATTGCGCGACCATGATGCGATGGCCGATATCGTCGAGATTCTCCAACGGACCGGAGCATCGACCTTTACCGAGCTCCGGTCGCACGTATCGGCGCGAGCAATCCGGTCAGCGCTCGTGCCGCCATCGCCTGGGGATTCCAGGTGGTGACCAGACCCTTGGCCCCGCATGTGACGATCCGCTGCAACCGGCATCGCCGCAACACGCGGCTTCCTTGTGTATTGCATCGGCAGGACGTGCCTGAGCTGGATGGGTTGACCACGCCCCTGCGCACTGTTCTGGACTGTGCGCGCACCCTGCCTTTTGGTGAAGCACTCGCGGTGGCGGACTCGGCGCTGCGGCTCGGCGCTGTGTCGCGTTCCGAACTATCCGCCGCTGCGGGCAGGCGATGCGCGAACGTCCAGGTCCACACGACGCTCTGCAGAGTGCGGCTTAACCGGTTGCGGAAGGCTTCGTGTGGACGTGGCGGTCCGGCCTCCGTTGAAGGCATCCAGGCCGGGCGTTTGCAGACCATTCGAAGTAGTTGCCTTGGGCCTCTAATCGCGTTGCGGCGGAAACCTTCAGGGGTTGATGTGGTGGTTGGAGGTGAGGTGCGAGAGAGAGGTTGCCGGGGACAACTTGGTGGGAGTGGTGCGTCGGATGCGCGAAATTCGCTACTTTCGTGCGCGTGTCGCGAACTAGTTCTTGGGGTGGTTTGACGTACATAACGCGCGCGAAAAGGCCTTGTGCAGAAGGGTTTTCCGAGTCGTGCCGTGAAATCGTCGGCGTGGCGCCTTGTGTTCAGGGTCTTTCGGGTGCTTTACGTCGGCACCTTTGGTTGTCATCATCGAGAAGACGAGGAATCCACCGTGGTTTTCCTCAGCCGCACCAAGGAGGCAGAGTGCCAGCCAAGAAGGCAGCCGCAACGAAGGCGACAGCCACAAAGGCCGCGAAGAAGGCGCCGGCTAAAAAGGCCCCGGCCCGTAAGGCCGTAGCCAAGAAGGTCAGCGCCGCAAAGGCAACTCCGGCCCGGAAGACCGCTGTCGCCAAGAAGGCCGGTGCCGCGAAGACGACAACCGCGCGCAAGGTCACGCCGGCGAAGACGACGGCCAAGAAGGTCACCGCCAAGAAAGCCGTGAAGAAGACGACGGCGAAGAAGGCACCGGCCAAGGTCGCGGCGAAGAAAGCCCCGGCGAAGAAGGTCGTCGCCAAGAAGGTGACCGCTAAGAAGACAGCGGCCAAGAAGGCCACCACTGCGAAGAAGGCACCGGCGAGGAAGGCGGTCGTGAAGAAGACCGCCGCGAAGAAGGCGCCGGCCAAGAAGGCCACCGCGAAGAAGACCGTCGCGAAGAAGGCCCCAGCCAAGAAGACGACGGCTAAGAAGACCGCCGTCCGGAAGACCGTGGCCAAGAAGACGACGGCTCGTAAGGTCGTCGCCAAAAAGGCACCGGTGAAGAAGACCGTCGCGAAGAAGACGGTCGCGAAGAAGGCGCCAGCCAAGAAGGCCACCGCGAAGAAGACGGTGGCCCGCAAGGCACCGGCACGGAAGACGGCCGCTAAGAAGGCCTGACGAACGAAAGCCGAGAGGGGCGCCACCTATTCGGTGGCGCCCCTCTCGCATGTCCAGCAAAAGGACTCAGTCTTCGTCGTTCCAGCGCGGGTCGTTGTCCCAGGCCTCGTTACGCTCGTCGACCTTCTCCAAGGCCCGGGCCGCTTCCTCCTTGGAGGCGTACGGACCGAGGCGGTCACCGGCCTGACAACCCTGGTACGGCTCGACGGCGTGGTGTTTGGTGCAGTAGTACCACTCGTTGCTGTGATCCTCAGCCATAGCCGAAAACCACCTCCGATCTCTGCCTGCGGTCCGCGGACGTTCTCCGTGCGGTCCCGAATTTACCGTCGTCCCGCCCTCCACGCCGGTACCCGCGCGCGGCCTCACTACACTGGTGCCACCATGTCGCTTCTCAGTCCAGGCACTCTGTCGCCGCGCCGTCCCGTGCCCGCCTCCATTCCCCGCCCGGAGTACGTCGACAAGCCGGCGCCGACGCCGTTCGACGGGTCGTACGTCACTGACGCCGAGACGGTCGAGCGGATGCGAGTGGCCGGCCGCCTCGCCGCGCAGGCGCTGGAGGCCGTCGGCAAGGCGGTCGCGCCGGGTGTCACCACCGACGAGCTCGACGCGATCGGTCACGACTTCCTCGTCGCGCACGACGCGTACCCGTCGACCCTGGGCTACCGCGGCTACCCGAAGTCGCTCTGCACCTCGGTGAACGAGGTGATCTGTCACGGCATCCCGGACGATCGCCCGCTCGAGGACGGCGACATCGTCAACGTCGACATCACCGCGTTCCTCAACGGGGTGCACGGTGATACCAACGCCACGTTCCTGTGCGGCGACGTCGACGAGGAGAGCCGGCTGCTGGTCGAGCGCACTCGCGAGTCGCTGAACCGCGCGATCAAGGCGGTCAAGCCGGGTCGCCGCGTCAACATCATCGGCCGCGTCATCGAGTCGTACGCGAAGCGGTTCGGCTACGGCGTCGTTCGGGACTTCACCGGTCACGGCATCTCGACCGCGTTCCACTCCGGGCTGATCATTCCGCACTACGACGACGAGCGGTTCGACACTCTGATCGAGCCCGGGATGACGTTCACGATCGAGCCGATGCTGACCCTCGGCACGTTCGACTACGACCTCTGGGACGACGACTGGACGGCCGTCACCAAGGACGGTTCGCGCACCGCCCAGTTCGAGCACACCCTGCTCGTCACCGACACCGGCGCCGAAATCCTCACCCTGCCGTAGTCACCGGTTCGACGCCTTCTTCACGAACGCGGCCAGGTCCTTGGACTGCTGCACGCGGCTCTCCTCGTGCACGTACATCATGTGACCGGCCGGGTAGTACGCCGTCTCGATGTTCTCGCGCAGTTCGGCCGGGATCTGCAACCGGGCAAGCGTGTACTCGGTGGCGAAGTAAGGAGTCGCGCCGTCGTAATGTCCCGACGCCACATGGACCTTGAGATGCGGGTTGGCTCGCATCGCGGTGGCGAGTTTGTCCGCCACGGTGACCTGGCGATTCTCGAAGTCCTTGAACGACCAGCCCTCGTTCACGGTGTAGCTCAGAATCTCGTACGGCAGGTCGTTGTGGTATTCCAGCTCCGCGTGCACGTAGTGGTTCAGCGCGGCCGTGTACGGACCGAGGATCGCCGACATCGACGGATCCGCCTCGAAGTGCTCGCGCCCCGAATCCGCGTCCCAGCCGACGAACCGGCCATCCAGCCGCCCGACCACCCGACGCGATTCGCGCAACAACTCGGTCGAGAACCGGATGTGCTCGATGCGCAGATCCACCCGGTCGACGTACTCCTCGGTCAATCCGGCCAACGCGGCCGTCTTCGCCACCACGTCGGCCCGCTCGGACTCGGACAACCGGCTGCCACTCGCCAGCGCCGCGGCGTACGTCGTCGAGGCGAACTCCTCCGCCTCGGCAAGCACGTCCGCGAGCGGGCGATCGCCGTGCTTGCCGTGGTAGTGCGCGATCGCGGCGTACGACGGGAGGAACATCGCGTACGGCAGGTCGTTGCCGGGCGAGAATACGAGCGTGCCGAACTCCAGCACGCTCGAGATGAGCATGATGCCGTTCAGGTACATCCCGTAGCGGTCCTGCAGATGCGCCGCCAGCCCGGCCGCGCGCGTCGTTCCGTACGACTCCCCCGCCAAGAACTTCGGCGACATCCAGCGGCCGTTCCGCGAGGTCCAGAGCCGGATCACCTCGCCGACGGATTCCAGGTCGGGCGTGAAGCCGTGGTAGTCGCCCGCCTTCACACCGGTGGCCGGGCGGGAGTAGCCGGTCGACACCGGGTCGATGAAGACGAGGTCGCTGTGCGCGAGCAGTGATTCCGCGTTGTCGACCAGCCCGTACGGCGGCGGCGCGAGGTCTCCGGCGTCACCCGCCACCACCCGGCGCGGGCCGAGCACGCCAAGGTGCAACCAGATACTCGACGAGCCGGGCCCACCGTTGAACGCGAACGTCACCGGCCGCTGGGTGACATCCGCGCCGTCCAGCGTGTACGCCGTCAGGAACACCTCGGCCTGCGCCTGGTGACCGTCGAACGTGCCGTCGGTGACGACCTCCTTGCGCAGCACGATCCGCCCGGTGGTCGCGGTGTACTTCAGCTTGCGCCGGCCGACCGGCAGCACATGCAAAGTCGTGACCAGATCATCCGTCGGCTTCTCCGCGTCAGGCTTCGGCACGTCAGGCTTGGCGGTGTCGGCTGCGGGCGTTTCGTCCTTCTTGTCAGTCGGCATGAAGGAGAGATTAGTTCACAGCTGGTGAGCTCCCGGGCGGCCGTTCTCGACCACGAACGACGCGTACGTGTAGTCCGGTGCGTCCCGGCGGCTGACCGTGCGGACCATCCGCAGATCGGTGCGGAACTCGTCCCGGTCGAGCGTGCAGCGGACATACCCGCGCCGGTCGCCGTCGAAGAACTTGATGTGCGGGTTGAACGGGATCATCGGCCCGTAGTACGGCCCGTAGACCTCGCGATCGCCGTTGCTCGACAGCGACGTACCAACGAACTCCGTCGCGATAACCGGCGTGCCTTCGCGATCGAAGTCGGCGTGGATATCGTTGACGAACGTCGAGTGCCAGTCCCCCGTCACCACCACCGGGTTACGCGTCTTCGCCTCGCGCCAGGCCCCGATCAGCCGCTGCCGCGCGGCCGGGTAGCCGTCCCACGCGTCATGCCACAGCAGGTCTCCAGCCTTCCCGTCATGGTCTAGGCGTCCAACCATCACGTTGCTCGCCAGAACGTCCCACTGGGCCTTAGAGCGCTTCAGGCCGTCGTACAGCCACTGCTCCTGCTGCTGGCCCAACATCGTCACAGAGGGGTCGTACGCCGCTTCGCACGCGTCTGCCTCGCCCCAGCCGCACGGCGGCACGCTGCGGTACTGACGGCCGTCGACCACGTCGAACTGTGCAAGGTCTCCCCACTGCAAGCGACGGTAGATCCGCGGCCCCTGACCAGTAGGCCTTGCAGGACGTCGTACCGGCTGGTGCTCGTACCAGGCCTGGTACGCCGCTGCGCGTAGTTCCGTGATGTCGCCTTCGTACTGCGACTGGTGGTTCGCGTAGTCGTTCTGGACCTCGTGGTCGTCCCAGGTCACCATCCACGGAAAGCGCGCGTGTGCCGTCTGTAGGTCCGGGTCACTCTTGTAAAGGGCGTACTGCATCCGCCAACGGGCAAGACCGCGCGGAGCCTTCCGTAGAACCTCAGGCACCGGGGTCTTCCGGTAGCCACCATCGGCCGGGATACCGCCTTCGTAGACGTAGTCACCGAGGTGGAGAACTAGATCCACGTCTTCCTCGGCAAGGTGCTTCAGCGCCGAGTAGTAGCCGCTAGACCAGTCCTGACAAGACGCGAAGGCGAAACTCATCGAGGCGTTCCGCCCGGTCCACAGCGGCGTAGTTCGCGTTCTACCAACAGGGGAGATGTCCGAGCGGTAGCGGAACCGGTAGAACCACTCGCGGTCTGGAGCCAGCCCCTCGACCTCTACGTGCACGGAGTGCGCAAGAGCCGGTAGCGCCCACGACACACCTTCACGCACGACCTGCCGGAAGGAGTCGTCACGGGCGATCTGCCATTGCACCGGGACCTTCACGGCCGGCATGCCGCCGTCGGGTACGAAGAGGTCTGGCACGAGTCTGGTCCACAGCACCACGCCAGTAGGCGTTGGATCGCCGCTGGCGACTCCAAGCGTGAACGGATAGCCAGAGCCGGCAGGGCGGGCATTAGCGGGCCCAACCGGCATTTGGGCCAATAGGGCGAGACCGGCGACACCACCGGTCACTCCGAGGAAGCGGCGGCGGTCGAGTGAAGTAGGCGGAGTCACCTCGCGAAACTACCGCTGCCGGTTGAAGTCCGGATGTCCTGCGAGTGTCGAAAACCAGATGCGGGTGGTACCAGGGCGACCTATCGTCGTGGTACGCGCCCGGCTCTTCAAAGTGCCTCGCAGGCAAGCTGATCTCGGGCGCGTTCAGGTCAAGTGCCCGGTGCGACGGCAACGGTTACTTCTCACCACAGGTCGGGGGTTCGAGTCCCTCCCGGACGATTTTCACGTCCGGTAGCTCAGCTGAGAGCAGTGGACCAACACCGTTACCAACATGGTCTCGGGCGCTTCGGCCTGACCAGAAACCGACAAGGGGGAAGCAGTGTCCAAGTTCAACCGGGATGGTGTGCACGCTGCTGTCCCGAGCGTGGCTCGCAGTGTCGTCACCAGCGAGCAGGCGTCCAGCATTCGCACGGCTGAAGGCGCGCCCGGTTACCGGCGCGAGCCGAAGTCGGAGCTGTTCCTGCTCGCGATCTCGAACCTGGTCGGCGAGCACACGGCCTACGAGTCCGCGACCGATCGCGACCGCCGGTTCGTCCAGCTGGTCCACCACGTGGCCGTAACCGACATGGACTGGCTCAGCCGCTTCCTACCTTGGCTACGCCGTACGGCGAACTTGCGCTCGGCCCCACTCGTAGCAGCGCTCGAGGCTGCGCATGCGCGCCTAGAGGCAGGTCTGCCGGGCGAATCGCGCCAACTCATCTCAAGCGTCCTGCAGCGGGCAGACGAACCCGGAGAGGCCCTGGCCTACTGGACATCCCAGTACGGCCGGGCGATCCCGAAGCCCGTCAAGCGCGGCATTGCCGACGCGGTCACCCGCCTGTACGACGAGCGCGCACTGCTCAAGTACGACTCCCCTGCCAAGTCCTACCGATTTGGCGACGTGATCGATCTCGTACATCCGCGAGCCAACGACGAGCGCCAGGGCGACCTATTCCGGCATGCGCTGGACCGACGGCATGGGCGCGGCAACGCCATCCCTGACACGCTGGAACTGCTCCAGCGCCGAGCAGACCTTGGCGTCGTACCGCTGGAGTATCGGCGCTTCCTGCTGGACGACCACGCCGTACTGGCTGCTGCCGGGATGACGTGGGAGTCGTTGGCAGGCTGGCTACAGGCGCCTCTGGACGCTGCAGCGTGGGAAGGGATCATCCCGTCGATGGGGTATATGGCCCTGCTCCGCAACCTCCGGAACTTCGACGAGGCTGGTCTGTCCGACAAGGCGGCCGCAACGGTTGCAGCGCGGCTTACGGATCCTGTGCAGGTTGCACGGTCGCGGCAGCTGCCTATGCGCTTCCTGTCGGCGTACCGCGCTACAAGTCCGTCTAGCCGGTTTGCGACGTCTCGGTGGGCTCGGCCGCTC
Encoded here:
- a CDS encoding NAD+ synthase, which gives rise to MPQLRLALAQLNVTVGDLDGNTEKIVAWTRNAVDRGAHLVAFPELALTGYPVEDLALRRSFVDASQAKMTKLAGRLADEGMGEIVVVVGYLDRAGGTAMGVDRLGRPKGSPTNCAAVLHNGEVVTSAVKHHLPNYGVFDEFRHFVPGDTLQVVRIHGVDVAIVICEDLWQDGGPVAATREAGAGLLLVVNSSPYEANKDDVRGELVGRRAREAGCPLAYVNLVGGQDELVFDGDSLVVDAAGSVIARAPQFQEGGMVVDLELPAPAGTPEGTVDGIRIEHHVVHEEPLASYEPIPAAQAPRLSDEAEMYGAIVLGLRDYVQKNGFKSVLLGLSGGIDSSLVAAIACDAIGAERVFGVSNPSVYSSEHSKDDAAELAARTGLNYRVVPIQPMVQPFLDTLGLTGLAEENLQARVRAVIWMGLSNADGHLVLACGNKSELAVGYSTIYGDAVGGYAPLKDLPKTAVWRLAKWRNEDAIAKGKQPPIPENAISKPPSAELRPGQVDTDSLPEYALLDDMLDDYVELDAGSAELVAAGFDPDLVSKVIQLVDHAEYKRRQYPPGPKITRKAFGRDRRLPITSAWREDARKATET
- the panB gene encoding 3-methyl-2-oxobutanoate hydroxymethyltransferase; its protein translation is MSDASQPGGLDPAWQRWDDEQMVDNFLSAGTHSEEDELPSPYGTGPSNRTTEQPPDHVADYGSEYGSGPYEYSERSRELAERSRELTERARELAERRSADARGGSSADPRGASDPRGTSEARGSWESRGDGESGDISRPSYLPKLPSPPGPPPLPRSSGPYGEGSSLGDGSPFAPAPPSYGPQGGPPYGQSAPNGPSARMQPPPGGAPAPPNAPAAPGGAATGAPATGSPGAGGPGASGVSGGPVQGGAGQGGVAGPSRPGAGVPGSANQGPPTGFTPAGPGGTPYNPAQNGLREGQPAPGPAGTGPSGPANPATGPGGPGNGPQGVPTGPAARRGPGGYAGGPVQPEANEFDDAPVISQARRAAGRPRQPAQPPQPQSPFAPSPSTAPSSSLSPSSSLSPEGAAVDEQPTAEQPAATASQHHGGHAAPGLLDQASRLTDAGSSGLGTASPTGFPGPAGETHTLGASGDPAATGSFGTPASTSATASNSTGSTETGASAAASGTGGPAASGSAASGGSAPRSRTARRTRVHHLRELKQRGEKWAMLTAYDQYTAEIFDEAGIPVLLVGDSAANNVYGYESTLRVSVDELIPLSRAVATAAQRALVVADLPFGSYQATPEQAFHTAVRFMKEAGVHAVKLEGGRNVVPQVELLTQSGIPVMAHIGFTPQSEHGLGGYRVQGRGEQASALIDDAVALAEAGAFAVVLEMVPGDVAAEITKRIPIPTIGIGAGRDCDAQVLVWQDMAGFRSGPMPRFVKQYADLRGVLTGAAAAFAADVAAGSFPADEHTF
- a CDS encoding NUDIX hydrolase gives rise to the protein MSDPRLPKPGTLIRRTTARVLPVRPDNKVLLLHGWDPVKPEVPYWFTIGGAVESGETLSEAASRELREEVGITLAPEQLGDPVASNVIEFEWGGCPIIQTQTFFAVDVDTVEVSFANQEQLELETISAHGWWYADDLEKTGQAAHITIPGLLRAAVTAITTRRYPATGEAV
- a CDS encoding helical backbone metal receptor — translated: MRDDVGAEHDVSVVRRVVSLVPSLSEAVAATDRGLLVGATDWCSHPVDLDVVRVKGTKNPDVDLVIELAPDLVIANAEENRDEDLERLRSAGLAVWVTAPTTVPEALASLGRMLAVLGCREDPDWLRQARAVWEAPYVGNRRRVVVPIWRRPWMALGRETFAGDLLARLGYDNVLADDPERYPRIDLDALPAYDVVVLPDEPYAFSPGDGPEAFPGREARCVSGRHLTWYGPSLVEARGILTDQLANPMRP
- a CDS encoding histone H1-like repetitive region-containing protein yields the protein MPAKKAAATKATATKAAKKAPAKKAPARKAVAKKVSAAKATPARKTAVAKKAGAAKTTTARKVTPAKTTAKKVTAKKAVKKTTAKKAPAKVAAKKAPAKKVVAKKVTAKKTAAKKATTAKKAPARKAVVKKTAAKKAPAKKATAKKTVAKKAPAKKTTAKKTAVRKTVAKKTTARKVVAKKAPVKKTVAKKTVAKKAPAKKATAKKTVARKAPARKTAAKKA
- the map gene encoding type I methionyl aminopeptidase — its product is MSLLSPGTLSPRRPVPASIPRPEYVDKPAPTPFDGSYVTDAETVERMRVAGRLAAQALEAVGKAVAPGVTTDELDAIGHDFLVAHDAYPSTLGYRGYPKSLCTSVNEVICHGIPDDRPLEDGDIVNVDITAFLNGVHGDTNATFLCGDVDEESRLLVERTRESLNRAIKAVKPGRRVNIIGRVIESYAKRFGYGVVRDFTGHGISTAFHSGLIIPHYDDERFDTLIEPGMTFTIEPMLTLGTFDYDLWDDDWTAVTKDGSRTAQFEHTLLVTDTGAEILTLP